attacgttggtactcgattgagttaggcaccgggtgcccgtcgagaccctacggtttgggtcatgacaaaagtagTATCAAAGTAGTTATGTCCTAGGGAATCTATAACCGTGTCTAAtatagtcttgtttatgggtgtattgtgcaccgcacttataagcatgaagctacaaggcatttaggactgtcactctttcttcttactctagatcatgtggtagagcacagttgtaagaattcaaactcttaaattttattttatttgtaatacaacgatacctacatccagaaagatagttggtaagaaattgaatgtggttgtggaagagttaagTGAGAGacactcgattttgcatcatgcttatgatgagtaaatgtgaggtcttcagcaaatcatgtgtgtactaagatgtgtaagcttcttgataaggagacctaaggcaagaatatttatccacccatatggtaaaaagaaataagagaatcagaaggtagatacaagtttcggcaagtaaaagaagcaagatgaagaagggtatgaggtacctagttaatgaagattatcagtatttgcaattcagacagagaaatacaagtattatgagttactttcaacagtaatagagttATATATAATTGGCCATATTCATCTTAATTATGCCTTATGGGAgccaacagatatagtttaagagaaggataggatatcgggatccagctggggttataGTAACctaaaaatggtggatggattgttatcattagctaacattttcGAAGATAGtacaaatgtggtaatagatctccttgtgagacacccatatggtgaactctagaatagtatagtcagatatgaatactagactgtttagaaatttcagaagataggcactagaatcctagaagggataaatatttaccttagtatgactccagcccctagtaaaaaaaaggagaatgttaggcattccgaagagccagtgagatgaagcaaggggagctaaaagtgaaagaacgttttgttgaagttttcagaataaagtaatagacaaaaatattaccCGAAGAATAAGAAGAGAATAAATAAAGtatcatgagtaagatgtgatttatgggtgataacggtaaatcaaattATGATACgattatagagtctatagtcaagtgaagtaaaaagacaagaggagacatgccttgaaacaatagaagagtataagccataaagtcatatttttctttcgagaaataagttggtgactccaacgtgattaccagaaggaaacgttataccccagagtaatagaaattagtatgagctggtgaacaagataaaataaatgtGAATTAGGGACAGAATAATTTGacaatagtcggcatcatgagaattgtAGAGATCACGTtccgacgataatagaatggacaaatATGGTTAATGAGTTTAATAAGAAGACCGGAAGAATCGTATGATCAAAAACAAATGAAAAATCATTGGGATTGTATGAACGCCGAATGGACTCTTTTTAAGCAGCTGATAAAGGGGGAGACAGGGTTAGGATGGGATGAAAACAAAAGAATAATTGTTGCGGATGATGATTGGTGGGAGCAAAAAATTAAGGTACAAATCTCACGCCCTTCTATATGTCTTTTTTAAAGTATTTCATTGTTAATCTTTATTATTTTCTTaagttaattaataatttatGTTACAGGAGAATGTTAAATACAAAAAATTTAGGAATAAAGATCTTTCTCTTATATGGTTTCGATATGATGCGTTGTTTGCTGATATTGTTGCCACTGGAGAGAGAGCACGAGCAGCAAGCCAAGAACAGATGTCGGGGATTGGATTAGATTTAGATgatgaaataaataatttttatggTTATGATCAGGGTGAACAATTTGGTAACCTTAATGATGAGAAGAGTGACGATAGTGATGATATCTTGCAACATGCACATTCTGTTAGGTTTCCTGAGCCATCATTAAAAAAACTAAAGTCAATTGATGGCGTTGGCACTAGCagtcaagggaaaaagagtaagGCAAAGTATGGTGCTGTATCACTAAAACATGATATACACTCCCTACTTGAGATGGTGTCCAACAAAAGTAGCGCTACATCTCTTACAACATCAGAGGCCACTATCGAGAAGTGTATTGACTTGTTGGTAACTATTCCTGGCATTTCTGAGGGGAGCGAAATTTTCAACTTCTCTTTAAACCTTCTTGTTAAGAAAGAGACACGAGAGATATTTTCCAAGCTATATGCTGATGAAGCTCGAAAATCTTGGTTGGAGTATAACTATCAATCATACTTGAAGAAGCAACAATAATATGTTATACATATTGCATTTCTGAAACTAGTTATTTGATGTTGTTTCATATACTTTCATGGTTAAATTTCTTACTGTTTCATGTTTAGACTTTATGATTTTTGGTTTAAAcattttttattattatgttttattaAATAAATGATTTCATTTTATTTCGCTATGGCCCATGGttactattttttattattttattttcagttAAATGGAAAATTGGGACATTAATAACATGATATCCAATTATCTAAATGATTGGGACATTAGCAACTTTGTATCCTGTTATCCAAATGATCTGCTAGATGATggagagaaagaaaataaaatgcaAGAAGAATCGGAGAAACTTCAAAATGAGCAAGACAAGAAGGAATGGGATGCATTATGTGTAATAACAGGTAAGTGTATCTTGATGTATTACGATAAATACATATGCAAGATACCTTGCCGTACATCTAAGCGCACCGGATATATTTTTATTCAAGAGATATTACATGGAAATGAGAAGCGTTGCTATGAGAATTTTCGAAGTATTTTGTGAATTTATGCCAAGATTTAACAGACAAATATGGTATTCAACCCACACGTGGAATGTCTGTGTACGAGAAGCTAGGCATGTTTCTTATGATTTGTGCACATAGTGCCGAAAATCGATTGATACAAGAGATATTTCAACACTCAGGAGAAACAATTCATAGGCACATTCATAGTGTTCTAAAGTCCATTGGTGAGCTCGCAAGAGATATTATTAGGCTGCAATTGAATTATAATGATGGTGTAGGAGATCACAAGCCATATAATCGACGATATCTCCCTTTCTTTAAAGTAAGTGATAATTTTAAATAACTAGTTTTATATTATAGCTCAAAATTTTAATATTGCaaatttatattatatttttgtatttaaatATTTACAGGATTGTATTGGAGCACTTGATGGTACACATGTGAAAGCAAGATTACCGTGAGGCCAAGAGATACCTTATATAGGGTGTAAAGGTTATCCAACTCAAAGTATTCTTGCCGTTGTCGACTTTAATATGTGTTTTACATTTGCATGGGCTGGTTGGGAAGGAGCAACTCATGACAGCCGTATATTTAGTGAGGCACTTCGTAGATCAGAGCTTAACTTTCCACACCCATTGGGAAACAAATATTACCTAGTTGATGCAGGGTATCCACATATGAAGGGATATATGGCTCCATATAAAGGGGCTGATGTGAGATACCACCTAGCAGATTTTTGTCGAGGGGACACGATAATTGCGAGCACCAAGAGGAAGGaaagaaaaatttaattatttgcatTCTTCATGTAGAAACATTGTGGAGCGTACATTTGGGGTATGGAAAGCGAGGTGGTCTATTTTGCGAGATATGCATTATTACGATATTGATATCCAGAGGGATATCGTCATTGCTATTATGGCCATTcataattatattagaaagaaatATAAGTTGGATGATGCGTTTCTAACAGCTGAGGATGAGAGATATATTCCATCTGTTGATCATGATGTTGGCACATTTATGGGTGCTAATAGCGCAAACATAGAAAATGTGAAAAATCAAAGTGATAACATTTGGATGGCTACTCGTGACGTGATTGCTGATTATATATGGCAATATGCTGAACGCTTGTAATTTCTATATGATATTTGGCATTAGCTATTTTCAATTTTGCGTTGGATATTTTAGCAGGCATAGATACAGCTCTAGATGTTTTGGTCATGGTTCTCTAATAATGGAGTAATTGAGCGATTTGATTCAATCCAAGTGTCTTGATAGGGCCGTGACAATATTGTCACTCTGGATGCCTTTTTTGTTTGGCTTTTATGTAACAAATTCAAGTTGTGCTGCTGAGACGACTCTAATTTATTGTATATTTCGAAAACAAGCATAATGCTTTTATTaaaaatactttataaaataatttataatcttATAAAAACAATCTATAACCTAAAGTTAATTGAGACATAACTTAATTTGTGTTTGAAttaatttgaaatttaaaatattGCAATAATAAGCTCATTTTTCGCTTAACAATTCTAAGGGTATTTCAGTCATCTTAATAGAAAAAGAACTTTTCAGCACTTTTTACCAAACACATCAGCGGCTTACTTTCAGCTCCAGCTGTTTTATCCAAACACATAGCTGCTTAATTACAAATTCAGTTCCAGCActtaaaaagtgcttttaagtatttACTGCTTAAAAGCTACTTAAATTCAGCTAACCCAAACGGGCTCTATGTCTGGTTCGTTCCTTCTCCGGCTCAGAAAAGGAATTATTATTATCATGTTTAATTTACATATACATCCACTGAGTTTTGTTCTAATTACAGAAAGCTCCTTTCTAGTTTTTTTTTCGGAAAAGGGTCTGATTTACCCTTCTACTATCAAAAATAAGCCTTATTTATCCTCcgtttaaattttttatcaaataTGTCCCTACCGTTGTACATTAAGTGCATATATATCCCTTATACGTTAAAAACGCCCTCACAACTTTTAAAAGCCATGTGGCATCTCATTATTGGATCAACTGGTCTGCCCCATTTTTTTATTTCAAACCCACCCGATCTAACCTCTTAAACTACACTCATTagtaaaaattcttttttttaatcTCACTATCTCGTTCTCTCTCTATCTCTTCTCTCATAAAGAGAGCAAAATCTAGGATTTACTCTGAGAAAAACAAATCGTCAATTGCAAAGTTTTTCTCTGccacttgctttcttcttaacttcATACATTGGGTTGTGAAGGTTTTCCACCGTATAGAATTTTTTCATGTCAGAAAGTAGTTTTTCATCAAGGAGGAGGTGCCATTGTAGGGAAATTGCCAACCACTTCACTTCAACGACTCCATATAATCCCGGAAGGAGATTCTTTAAGTGTCCTATACCTGATGTATGTATTATTTCTTTATTCTGTTTCCATTTGATTTTTTTGATAATTTAATCCCCCCCTCCCCCGTATTAGTGGTTCATAATTGCAAGTTGTATGCTTTGTGTTGGTAGATAAGCTCGTGCGGTTATTGGGAATGGCAAGATGATGTGTTACCAGATTGAGCGCTCATTACAATTAACAATTTGAATTACAAATTGGATGCGGCTAATGTTAAACTCAACTATATGAAGTCGACATTGGATGCGATTATTCTTGAAATGGACAGATTAAAGGAAATAGTGGATGTCCTGAAGGCTttaaagaagtcgaaagtgaataAAGCCCGACAATTGAAAGAGAAAGTCCTAAATATGAAGATCTTCATTATGATTTCATGGGAAATATTTATAGGATTTGTTGCCGCAATGTTAATGAACTGAAATTGATATATTAAGTACAACTTTTGAAGTTAGTGTATTGGTACTTCTTTTGTAAACAGTGAAGTGTTGTAgtgatgttttaatattattctCTATATTTTCTAGTGAATGTGTTGCTTTGTTGCAAATTTCTAAGTAGACAGAGAACCATGATTTTCTTTTCATGTATCGCTTTCTGTAGGATAAATTTAAATAGTGTTTAGATGAAGTATGGTAATTGATACTAGCATTTACCAAAAGAGCATAACACTATGACAAACAAGAAGGAACTTTATCTTTAACAAACTTCAACTAAAATCAGTTTTATGGATTGTTGGATGCATAACTACATATTTCTTAACCTAGCAAGCTTGAAAATTCAGTTTGATGAACTGTTGGATGCAAAATTATAACCCCCAAAAACTTACAGACCCTTGGTCATAATACGACCTCCAATTTACTAgcaaattaaacaaaaaaatagtTTAATTATACTGTCATAATGTAGTAACTACAAGCCCAAAACAAACAACGAAAAAACTTCAACTACCACACATTATTTGTTTCCCTTCCTTGGCATAAATTTCTCAATTCTTTGCCTACTTTGCATTTCCAATTGTCTTCCAATAATAGCAATTTTTCCCTTCCATGTGACTCTGCCTGGTGAGTAAGGAAGATTTGATGGAACACTTAAACCATTATGATCATCTTTGAATGCAATTATCCTTGATCCTGAAGGTTGTGATGGTTGTTGTCTCTGTTGAAGCCTTATTTTTTCCTCTGACACAACCATAGGCCTTATAGCTGGTTCTATTTCGGGTTCTGGATGCTCAAAAGCAGGAAATGAACTGCTTGAAGTCTCACTATAGACGCTCGGTGTAAGCATGAAAACCAACTCTGGGCCTTGACTTGCTTGACTACATTAGGGTGCAGTAAGGTAGATATCTTCATGTGAATGTTGCCCCCCCTTCTTCATATTCATCGAGCAGTTTTTGCCTTTTGTCCTTATTGGGTGACTATTAAACAAGTTAGAGAAGTTAGTTAAATTCATTAGTGAGTGAATAAAATTACTAAATTAATTCTTACCTCGTCACATACCCTAGCATTATGCTTTGTCTCTCCAGAGTTGTTGCATGTCATAACTCTTCCCTTCCTAGAAACTCCCCATTCACCTTGCCTCTTGATTGCTTCATCTTTTTGCCTTGGTCTCTTGATTTTAGGCTTCCCATCCAACTTGACTAACTCGGGTCGTTTCATTGCTTGAGATTCTTCCACTTTCCAAAAAATTTCACCCCTGACTGGTTGTAGTTTGTGATTATAAGTAAGCATGTATGCTTATTTGCTATACCACCAATTTATTTCCTTCAAAGGATCTATTTTCTTGTATTGGATGGATTTAATTGCATGGGGCATGGAATTCCAGTGAGATCCTAGCCCCTACATGTGCATCTCTTCATAGCCATATTGACATTGTGCCTATCTCCCTCTTTTGTGACTTCATATCCAAATTCACCATTGGAGTTAGTAACACATTTATTAGTTATCTTCAAGTactaattgtataacttcatgctATGTGGACTGAAAGATGTAGCCCATAATCTCGCAGATTCTTCTCTCTCCCTCAACTGATTCATTAGCTTAATACTTATATCCTCAAGTATGTTAATGATTGGCTTCTTCCTAACTTCTAAAATCCATGCATTTACAGATTCTGTGAAATTATTGTCCACTTTTTGGTTCTTACACTGTGTCAAAATAGGCTCTACACCAAGTTTGAGGAGGATATTTGAGTAAGGCTTCTGCAGCTTCCTTATCCAT
This region of Nicotiana tomentosiformis chromosome 4, ASM39032v3, whole genome shotgun sequence genomic DNA includes:
- the LOC104091172 gene encoding L10-interacting MYB domain-containing protein-like, producing the protein MKNHWDCMNAEWTLFKQLIKGETGLGWDENKRIIVADDDWWEQKIKENVKYKKFRNKDLSLIWFRYDALFADIVATGERARAASQEQMSGIGLDLDDEINNFYGYDQGEQFGNLNDEKSDDSDDILQHAHSVRFPEPSLKKLKSIDGVGTSSQGKKSKAKYGAVSLKHDIHSLLEMVSNKSSATSLTTSEATIEKCIDLLVTIPGISEGSEIFNFSLNLLVKKETREIFSKLYADEARKSWLEYNYQSYLKKQQ
- the LOC138909376 gene encoding uncharacterized protein — translated: MENWDINNMISNYLNDWDISNFVSCYPNDLLDDGEKENKMQEESEKLQNEQDKKEWDALCVITDKYGIQPTRGMSVYEKLGMFLMICAHSAENRLIQEIFQHSGETIHRHIHSVLKSIGELARDIIRLQLNYNDGVGDHKPYNRRYLPFFKDCIGALDGTHVKARLP
- the LOC104106168 gene encoding uncharacterized protein, whose product is MCFTFAWAGWEGATHDSRIFSEALRRSELNFPHPLGNKYYLVDAGYPHMKGYMAPYKGADRDIVIAIMAIHNYIRKKYKLDDAFLTAEDERYIPSVDHDVGTFMGANSANIENVKNQSDNIWMATRDVIADYIWQYAERL